Proteins from a genomic interval of Medicago truncatula cultivar Jemalong A17 chromosome 3, MtrunA17r5.0-ANR, whole genome shotgun sequence:
- the LOC11438932 gene encoding putative F-box/LRR-repeat protein 23, which translates to MEIKLSNRFGCLASSSIPSMEEESESTTGPPAMEEESESTRPNWLDLPSDLTENILQRLGIEIVTSACCVCTQWLKICKDPLMWRTIRMCYICDLSYLRFRRIFYKVVNRSCGHLKDINIEYYCTDDILKCIADNGRHLCRMGLVDCSRITDEGFSEAVRKLPRLEKVVISHHYLTDVSLEALGRSCPLLKSLKFVNSRFTSCDSDKTALVIAETMPGLRHLDMKGHKLTELGVLAIIDKCPLLESLDIRDCHYLNEGLEKSCIDQINDLHMPVRYNHENNYYNDRASFWGNIISVLMMMMMMIFIIVWKFK; encoded by the exons ATGGAAATCAAATTATCAAATCGTTTCGGTTGCTTGGCTTCTTCTTCTATTCCATCAATGGAAGAGGAAAGTGAGAGCACAACAGGACCACCAGCAATGGAAGAGGAAAGTGAGAGCACACGACCAAATTGGCTTGATCTTCCAAGTGATTTGACAGAAAACATTCTTCAGAGGCTTGGTATTGAAATTGTGACGAGTGCATGTTGTGTATGCACTCAATGGTTGAAGATTTGCAAGGATCCTCTCATGTGGCGCACTATTCGCATGTGCTACATCTGTGATTTATCCTACCTACGTTTTAGGAGGATTTTTTACAAAGTTGTCAACCGAAGTTGTGGTCATCTTAAAGACATTAATATTGAGTATTATTGCACCGATGATATCCTCAAATGCATAGCTGATAA TGGCAGACACCTATGTCGCATGGGGCTTGTAGATTGCTCGAGGATTACAGATGAAGGATTTAGTGAAGCTGTGAGAAAGCTTCCGCGGTTGGAGAAGGTTGTAATTTCACATCACTACCTAACTGATGTCTCTCTTGAAGCCCTTGGTCGATCATGCCCTCTTTTGAAATCGCTTAAATTTGTAAATTCAAGGTTTACATCTTGTGACTCTGATAAAACGGCACTTGTTATTGCTGAAACAATGCCTGGTCTACGCCATCTTGATATGAAAGGACACAAGCTCACTGAACTTGGTGTGCTCGCCATTATTGATAAATGCCCTCTTCTTGAGTCTCTTGACATTCGTGATTGTCATTATTTGAATGAAGGTTTGGAGAAAAGCTGCATTGATCAGATTAATGATTTGCACATGCCAGTTCGTTATAACCATGAAAACAACTATTATAATGATCGTGCTTCTTTTTGGGGCAATATTATATCTgttctgatgatgatgatgatgatgattttcatTATTGTGTGGAAGTTTAAGTGA
- the LOC11438933 gene encoding putative F-box/LRR-repeat protein 23, translated as MEEESESTTGPNWLDLPSDLTENILQRLGTFEIVTSACRVCPQWLNICKDPLMWCIIHMSYVRKSPYAFQNLVKICCNVIKRSCGHLENIDIEYYCTNDTLKCIADNGSHLRCMWLVSCLGITNKGFSEAVRKLPRLGEVNIIFCIISEVSLEALGRSCPLLKLLKYHAWYPTRSCNPEKMALAIAETMPGLCHLDMKGHNLSELGVRAIIDKCPVLESLDISDCHYLSEDLTKRCIDQIKDLQLSYRYKCKQMRQLL; from the exons ATGGAAGAGGAAAGTGAGAGCACAACAGGACCAAATTGGCTTGATCTTCCAAGTGATTTGACAGAAAACATCCTTCAGAGGCTTGGTACGTTTGAAATTGTGACGAGTGCTTGCCGAGTATGCCCACAATGGTTGAACATTTGCAAGGATCCACTCATGTGGTGCATTATTCATATGTCCTACGTCAGGAAGTCACCCTATGCTTTTCAGAATTTGGTGAAGATTTGTTGCAATGTTATCAAACGGAGTTGCGGTCATCTTGAAAACATTGATATTGAGTATTATTGCACCAATGATACCCTCAAATGCATAGCCGACAA TGGCAGTCACCTACGTTGCATGTGGCTTGTAAGTTGTTTGGGGATTACAAATAAAGGATTTAGTGAAGCTGTCAGAAAGCTTCCGCGGTTAGGGGAGGTTAACATTATATTTTGCATTATATCTGAGGTCTCTCTTGAAGCCCTTGGTCGATCTTGCCCTCTTCTGAAATTGCTTAAATATCATGCATGGTACCCCACACGATCTTGCAACCCAGAGAAAATGGCGCTTGCTATTGCTGAAACGATGCCTGGTCTATGCCATCTTGATATGAAAGGACACAATCTCAGTGAACTTGGTGTGCGTGCCATTATTGATAAATGTCCTGTTCTTGAATCTCTTGACATTAGTGATTGTCATTATTTGAGTGAAGATTTGACGAAAAGGTGCATTGACCAGATCAAGGATTTGCAACTGTCATATCGTTATAAATGTAAACAAATGAGACAACTATTATGA
- the LOC11432704 gene encoding putative F-box/LRR-repeat protein 23, translating into MPKYIDANPWEMEKICYNAVKLSCGHLESIIIEDYYGTSDLLKLIADNGSHLRCMKVMNYNIVTDEEFSDVVRKLPRLEKVFVPVFHTAEATLEALGRSCPLLKWLQYNSCSLDSCDSDKMAFLIAETMPGLCHLDMRGHKLTELGVLAIIDKCPLLEYLDISFCLNLNEDLKKRCIDQIKDLQLPYVIRKGALTRKGD; encoded by the exons ATGCCCAAATACATTGACGCTAATCCTTGGGAAATGGAGAAGATTTGTTACAATGCTGTTAAGCTAAGTTGCGGTCATCTTGAGAGCATTATTATTGAAGATTATTATGGAACCAGTGATCTCCTCAAATTAATAGCTGATAa TGGCAGTCACCTACGTTGCATGAAGGTTATGAATTACAACATTGTTACAGATGAAGAATTCAGTGATGTTGTTAGAAAGCTTCCGCGGTTAGAGAAGGTTTTTGTTCCAGTTTTTCATACAGCTGAGGCCACTCTTGAAGCCCTTGGTCGATCTTGCCCTCTTTTGAAATGGCTTCAGTATAATTCATGCTCGCTTGACTCTTGTGACTCTGATAAAATGGCGTTTCTTATTGCTGAAACAATGCCTGGTCTATGCCATCTTGATATGAGAGGACACAAGCTCACTGAACTTGGCGTGCTCGCCATTATTGATAAATGCCCTCTTCTTGAATATCTTGACATTAGTTTTTGTCTTAATTTGAATGAAGATTTGAAGAAAAGGTGCATTGACCAGATCAAGGATTTGCAACTGCCATATGTTATAAGAAAAGGTGCATTGACCAGAAAAGGTGATTGA
- the LOC11429044 gene encoding putative F-box/LRR-repeat protein 23 — protein MEEESDRITVPNWFDLPIDLTANILQRLGTFEILRSACRVSPQWWNVCKDPVMWRTIRMRCTRNSPSAYVDLAKICCNAVKRSSSHLEDIYIERFCTSDLLKFIAENGSHLLCMGLVNCSKITDEGFTEAMRKLPQLEKIDISHCHLTDVSLKALGRYCPLLKSLKYCSWSHESCDSDKMAFVIAETMPGLRHLDLKGHELTELGVLAIIDSCPLLESLDISDCHYLTEDLKKRCIDQIKDLQLPSRYIHEDNDSDDDFHY, from the exons ATGGAAGAGGAAAGTGACAGAATAACAGTGCCAAATTGGTTTGATCTTCCGATTGATTTGACAGCAAACATCCTTCAGAGGCTTGGTACGTTTGAAATTCTGAGGAGTGCATGCCGAGTGTCCCCGCAATGGTGGAACGTTTGCAAGGATCCTGTCATGTGGCGAACTATTCGTATGCGCTGCACACGTAATTCACCCAGTGCTTATGTGGATTTGGCAAAGATATGTTGCAATGCTGTCAAAAGAAGTAGCAGTCATCTCGAAGACATATATATTGAGCGTTTTTGCACCAGTGATCTCCTCAAGTTCATAGCTGAAAA TGGCAGTCACCTACTTTGCATGGGGCTTGTAAATTGCTCGAAGATTACAGATGAAGGATTTACTGAAGCCATGAGAAAGCTTCCACAATTGGAGAAGATTGACATTTCACATTGCCACCTAACCGATGTTTCTCTTAAAGCCCTAGGTCGTTATTGCCCTCTTTTGAAATCCCTTAAATATTGTTCATGGTCGCATGAATCTTGTGACTCTGATAAAATGGCGTTTGTTATTGCTGAAACGATGCCTGGTCTACGCCATCTTGATTTGAAAGGACACGAGCTCACTGAACTTGGTGTGCTTGCCATTATTGATAGCTGCCCTCTTCTTGAGTCTCTTGACATTAGTGATTGTCATTATTTGACTGAAGATTTGAAGAAAAGGTGCATTGACCAGATCAAGGATTTGCAACTGCCAAGTCGTTATATCCATGAAGACAACGATTCTGATGATGATTTTCATTATTGA
- the LOC11438934 gene encoding putative F-box/LRR-repeat protein 23, translating to MTSRRAMQETQGRVICVDDILTSACGVCLQWWARILSCGALFAYAIYVSNSPYNDADMEKICRKAVELSCGHLEVIDIERFCTNDLLKCIADNGSHLLCMRLVNCWGMTNKGFSEALRKLPLLEKVDISHSYLTEVSLEALGRSCPLLKSLKFSVGWFASRESDKMAFVIAETMPGLCHLDMKGHKLSELRVLAIIDKCPLLESLDISVCLSLYEDEDLHKSCIDKINDLQLTYCYTYKPMRQLI from the exons ATGACATCAAGAAGAGCCATGCAGGAAACACAAGGGAGAGTAATTTGTGTAGATGATATATTGACAAGTGCATGCGGTGTGTGTCTGCAATGGTGGGCAAGGATCCTCTCATGTGGTGCACTATTCGCATACGCTATATATGTCAGTAATTCACCCTATAATGATGCAGATATGGAGAAGATTTGTCGCAAAGCTGTTGAACTAAGTTGCGGTCATCTTGAAGTCATTGATATTGAGCGTTTTTGCACCAATGATCTCCTCAAATGCATAGCCGACAA tGGCAGTCACCTACTTTGCATGCGGCTTGTAAATTGTTGGGGGATGACAAATAAAGGATTTAGTGAAGCCTTGAGAAAGCTTCCGCTGTTAGAGAAGGTTGACATTTCACATTCTTATCTAACTGAGGTCTCTCTTGAAGCCCTTGGTCGATCTTGCCCTCTTTTGAAATCGCTTAAATTTTCAGTAGGATGGTTTGCTTCTCGTGAATCTGATAAAATGGCTTTTGTTATTGCTGAAACGATGCCTGGTCTATGCCATCTTGATATGAAAGGACACAAGCTCAGTGAACTTCGTGTGCTCGCCATAATTGATAAATGCCCTCTTCTTGAATCTCTTGACATTAGTGTTTGTCTTTCAttgtatgaagatgaagatttgcATAAAAGTTGCATCGACAAGATCAATGATTTGCAACTGACATATTGTTATACTTATAAACCAATGAGACAACTAATATGA
- the LOC11433223 gene encoding F-box/kelch-repeat protein At3g23880 encodes MDIPPIKKRRQSNAPLLPVCIPRELIAEILLLLSVKTIVRFKCVSKSWNTLISDPTFIKMHLKKSSQNPHFILTPFEKYRMSTVVSLPVSRLLENLSITVAGDTCHSLTMGNCQVVGSCNGLLCLLFSTTCSLQNYYWFCFWNPATRTISEDLGFFVDSKPLLGPFKFSFGCDRLTGTYKVVALHTGRNEERELENESLWRSKVAVFSFGDNCWRYIQSFPLVPLIWNDGVHLSGAINWLALSGDFVSIDCGETSKAYIPLVEQLVIVSLDLSTETYRQFLLPAGFKEVPCVEPSLRVLMDCLCFSHDFKRTEFVIWQMKEFGSQESWTQLFRIKYINLQIHNLPINDNLDLLGYMECNIPLLPLYLSENGDTLILSNDEEEGVIIYNQRDKRVEKTRISNEICWSSAFDYVESLVSTRWKSENIDEEKEEVEKEDEEDQLSSGIDLGVD; translated from the exons ATGGATATCCCTCCGATTAAGAAACGTCGTCAGTCGAACGCGCCATTGCTGCCGGTGTGCATTCCCCGCGAACTCATCGCCGAAATCCTATTGTTACTTAGCGTGAAAACCATTGTGCGATTCAAGTGTGTGAGCAAGTCATGGAACACTCTCATCTCAGATCCAACTTTCATCAAAATGCACCTTAAGAAATCTTCACAAAACCCTCACTTCATACTCACGCCGTTTGAGAAATACCGTATGAGTACTGTCGTATCCTTACCCGTGAGTCGTTTACTTGAGAATCTGTCAATCACTGTTGCCGGTGACACTTGCCATAGTCTGACCATGGGAAATTGCCAGGTTGTTGGTTCCTGCAACGGACTACTTTGTTTGCTTTTCAGTACTACTTGCAGCCTACAAAATTATTACTGGTTCTGTTTTTGGAACCCTGCAACAAGGACAATATCTGAAGATTTAGGGTTTTTTGTCGATTCTAAGCCTTTATTGGGCCCTTTCAAGTTCAGTTTTGGTTGTGATCGTTTAACTGGAACTTACAAGGTAGTGGCGCTTCATACAGGaagaaatgaagagagagagttagagaACGAAAGTTTATGGAGAAGCAAGGTGGCAGTTTTTAGTTTTGGTGATAATTGTTGGAGATATATTCAAAGTTTCCCTTTGGTTCCTCTTATATGGAATGATGGTGTGCATTTGAGTGGAGCTATTAACTGGTTGGCTCTTTCTGGCGACTTCGTATCAATTGATTGTGGAGAAACAAGTAAAGCTTATATTCCTCTTGTTGAGCAATTGGTGATTGTTTCGCTTGATCTTTCGACGGAGACATACAGGCAGTTTTTGCTTCCTGCAGGTTTTAAGGAGGTGCCATGCGTTGAGCCATCTCTTCGGGTTCTGATGGACTGCCTTTGCTTTTCACACGATTTCAAGAGAACTGAATTTGTGATATGGCAGATGAAGGAGTTTGGATCTCAAGAGTCTTGGACTCAGTTATTTAGAATTAAATACATTAATCTTCAAATCCATAACCTTCCAATCAATGACAACTTGGATTTACTTGGATACATGGAATGTAATATTCCATTGTTGCCTTTGTACCTTTCGGAGAACGGAGATACGTTGATATTGTcaaatgatgaagaagaaggagTAATTATATATAATCAGAGAGATAAGAGAGTAGAGAAAACTAGAATTTCCAACGAAATATGCTGGTCCTCTGCCTTTGATTATGTTGAAAGCTTGGTTTCGACACGTTGGAA gtCTGAAAATATAGATGAAGAGAAAGAGGAAGttgaaaaagaagatgaagaggatcaACTAAGTAGTGGCATTGATCTAGGGGTTGATTAA